The following are encoded in a window of Physeter macrocephalus isolate SW-GA chromosome 9, ASM283717v5, whole genome shotgun sequence genomic DNA:
- the TMEM215 gene encoding transmembrane protein 215: MRPDDINPRTGLVVALVSVFLVFGFMFTVSGMKGETLGNIPLLAIGPAICLPGIAAIALARKTEGCTKWPENELLWVRKLPCFRKPKDKEVVELLRTPSDLESGKGSSDELAKKVGLRGKPPLQGQGEVPMASSITTPTPVEEGECQSRVQSGHQEEPSRYLDGYCPSGSSLTYRPLDAKCSAWDRSECPEPEDSIFFVPQDSIIVCSYKLNSPYDRYCCYINQSQGIWDHETIV, encoded by the coding sequence ATGCGGCCTGATGACATTAACCCGAGGACTGGGCTGGTTGTGGCCCTGGTGAGTGTCTTCCTGGTCTTTGGCTTCATGTTCACTGTCTCTGGGATGAAAGGAGAGACTCTGGGAAACATCCCCCTCCTGGCCATAGGGCCAGCCATCTGCCTCCCAGGCATTGCAGCCATTGCCCTGGCCAGGAAAACTGAGGGATGCACCAAGTGGCCCGAGAATGAGCTGCTGTGGGTCCGCAAGTTGCCCTGCTTCCGGAAACCCAAGGACAAAGAGGTGGTGGAACTGCTGAGGACCCCTTCAGACCTGGAGTCGGGCAAGGGGAGCTCAGATGAGCTGGCGAAGAAGGTGGGCCTCAGGGGGAAGCCCCCCCTCCAAGGGCAGGGCGAGGTGCCTATGGCCAGCTCCATCACCACCCCCACACCCGTGGAGGAAGGAGAATGCCAGAGCCGGGTCCAGAGCGGGCATCAGGAGGAGCCATCCAGATACCTGGATGGCTACTGTCCCTCAGGCAGTTCCCTCACCTACAGGCCGTTGGATGCCAAGTGCTCAGCCTGGGACAGGTCTGAGTGCCCTGAGCCCGAGGACAGCATCTTCTTTGTGCCCCAGGACAGTATCATCGTTTGCTCCTACAAGCTGAACAGCCCCTATGACAGATACTGTTGTTACATCAATCAGAGCCAAGGCATATGGGACCATGAGACGATAGTCTAA